A single window of Metallosphaera hakonensis JCM 8857 = DSM 7519 DNA harbors:
- a CDS encoding 5-(carboxyamino)imidazole ribonucleotide synthase: MRFSRHNSFRYCILGGGQLGWMMILEGSKFPITFEVYAEKDEPACKLAQCFKEDFKQRMEECDVVTYEFEHVDDEPLNLARDLGKLVPGMNAVELKRARHLEKEYLRREGFPVPRFVTVEGGEEALRVLRDEFHNVGVIKRSEGGYDGKGQYFIRGNAENYNFLREEKGYFVVEEIVDFDFEASIIAVRRGNEFRAYPPTFNYNEKGILVYNYGPFWNNEMVKIAEELTKKLNYTGVMGIEFFVKDGKVIINEFAPRVHNTGHYTLDGAEVSQFEQHVRALAGLELGPTNVLSFSGMVNILGIGEPPLDTLRYGTLYWYGKTESRKRRKMGHINVIGNDLSDVKGKIENIMGILYPNGPDL, from the coding sequence ATGAGGTTCTCTCGACACAACTCATTTAGATATTGTATCCTAGGCGGTGGGCAGTTAGGCTGGATGATGATCCTGGAGGGCAGTAAGTTCCCAATAACCTTTGAAGTCTATGCCGAGAAGGACGAACCGGCCTGCAAGTTAGCTCAATGCTTCAAGGAAGACTTCAAACAGAGAATGGAGGAATGCGATGTAGTGACATACGAGTTTGAACATGTTGATGATGAACCTCTCAATCTCGCACGAGACTTGGGTAAACTCGTGCCAGGAATGAACGCTGTGGAACTCAAGAGGGCTAGACATCTAGAGAAGGAATATCTTAGGAGGGAGGGTTTTCCAGTTCCCCGCTTCGTCACTGTAGAGGGAGGAGAGGAGGCCCTAAGGGTTCTAAGGGATGAGTTCCATAACGTCGGGGTGATAAAACGATCGGAAGGAGGGTATGACGGTAAAGGACAGTATTTCATAAGGGGAAATGCCGAGAATTATAACTTCCTAAGAGAGGAGAAGGGGTACTTCGTTGTTGAGGAGATCGTGGACTTCGATTTTGAAGCCTCTATAATAGCTGTCAGAAGAGGAAATGAGTTTAGGGCTTATCCGCCAACCTTTAACTACAATGAAAAGGGTATCTTAGTTTACAACTATGGACCGTTCTGGAATAATGAGATGGTAAAAATTGCAGAGGAGTTAACCAAGAAACTCAACTACACGGGAGTAATGGGAATCGAATTCTTTGTTAAAGATGGGAAAGTAATCATAAATGAGTTCGCGCCAAGAGTTCATAACACTGGGCATTATACATTGGATGGAGCTGAGGTGTCTCAATTTGAACAACACGTTAGGGCTTTAGCAGGTTTAGAGCTAGGACCAACTAACGTTCTCTCCTTCTCGGGAATGGTGAATATCTTAGGGATAGGGGAACCACCCCTGGACACCCTAAGATATGGAACACTATATTGGTACGGCAAGACTGAGTCAAGGAAAAGGAGAAAGATGGGTCACATAAATGTGATAGGGAATGATTTAAGTGACGTGAAAGGAAAGATTGAAAATATTATGGGAATATTATATCCCAATGGGCCGGATCTATGA
- a CDS encoding MBL fold metallo-hydrolase: protein MCSGIHAIPSGPGEFPEAVYSFVICDKMNVMIDAGVANSVMDVGFLDKLDYVVITHLHVDHVGALSEIVQRYKSKVIVYEGYSKHLRDPSKINKDAKLVLGEVAEIYGEVPPVDATFIEVKGGEEINLGEKIMKIYHTPGHARHHISVFADQILYAGDSAGGRYNGIPIPTTPPPLDLKKYVESLRFQMSLAPKAVGLAHGGLVHPSHMQEHLEQIISRKYRVTVDIGGGAEEILNKHLEVNYRGLEEAYSSVKNGEI from the coding sequence ATGTGCTCTGGTATTCATGCTATACCCTCTGGGCCAGGTGAGTTTCCCGAAGCAGTATACTCCTTTGTGATTTGCGATAAGATGAACGTCATGATTGATGCTGGAGTTGCCAATTCGGTTATGGATGTAGGTTTCCTGGATAAATTGGACTATGTTGTAATAACTCATTTACATGTAGATCATGTGGGTGCACTCTCGGAGATTGTTCAAAGATATAAGTCCAAAGTAATTGTTTATGAAGGCTATTCGAAACATCTAAGGGACCCCAGCAAAATCAATAAGGACGCGAAGCTCGTGTTAGGGGAAGTAGCGGAAATTTACGGTGAGGTTCCACCCGTGGATGCCACATTTATTGAGGTAAAGGGAGGGGAAGAGATCAACCTTGGCGAGAAGATAATGAAGATATATCATACACCTGGACATGCTAGGCATCATATCTCAGTTTTTGCAGATCAGATCCTTTATGCCGGAGATTCGGCTGGTGGGAGATATAACGGTATACCAATTCCCACTACTCCTCCGCCTCTAGACCTCAAAAAATATGTGGAAAGCCTGAGGTTCCAGATGTCTCTAGCTCCCAAGGCTGTAGGTCTCGCTCACGGTGGTTTAGTACACCCATCTCACATGCAAGAGCATTTGGAGCAGATAATTTCCAGGAAATATAGAGTAACTGTAGACATTGGAGGAGGAGCAGAGGAAATTCTAAATAAGCACCTGGAAGTCAACTACAGGGGGTTGGAGGAGGCCTATAGTTCTGTGAAAAATGGAGAGATATGA
- the acs gene encoding acetate--CoA ligase gives MVEEQSLKTATQELEEKADYNMRFYNHLMRLSKEKPAEFWGSLAQDLLDWYEPWKETLRQEDPMTRWFIGGKINACYNAIDRHLNSSRKFKAAVIWESELGERKIITYQDLFYEVNKWANALKSLNVEKGDRVTIYMPLTPEGVAAMLASARIGAIHSVIFAGFGSQAIADRVEDAKAKVVITADAYPRRGKTVELKKTVDEALNSLGDRSPVKHVLVYRRLKTDVNMKEGRDVFFDEVGKYKYIEPARMDSNDPLFILYTSGTTGKPKGIMHSTGGYLTGTSVMLLWSYGLSQENDVLFNTSDIGWIVGHSYITYSPLVMGRTVVIYESAPDYPYPDKWAEMIERYRATTFGTSATALRYFMKYGDEYVKNHDLSSVRIIVTNGEVLNYSPWKWGLEVLGGGKVFMSHQWWQTETGAPNLGYIPGLVYMPMKSGPASGFPLPGNFIEVLDENGNPSSPRTRGYLVMRPPFPPNMMIGMWNDNGERLKKTYFSRFGSLYYPGDFAMIDEDGYVWVLGRADETLKIAAHRIGAGEVESAITSHPGVAEAAVIGVPDPVKGEEVHAFVVLKQGYSPSSELAKDIQSHVRKVMGPIVSPQIHFVEKLPKTRSGKVMRRVIKAVMTGASAGDLTTIEDEASMDEIKKAVDELRRELKD, from the coding sequence ATGGTTGAAGAACAGTCTCTAAAGACCGCTACGCAGGAACTTGAGGAAAAAGCTGACTACAACATGAGATTTTACAATCATCTTATGAGGTTAAGCAAGGAGAAACCGGCGGAGTTCTGGGGCTCCCTGGCCCAAGATCTCTTAGACTGGTACGAACCTTGGAAGGAAACACTTCGTCAAGAGGACCCTATGACCAGATGGTTCATTGGGGGGAAAATAAACGCTTGTTATAACGCAATTGATAGACATCTCAATAGCTCTAGGAAGTTCAAAGCTGCAGTGATCTGGGAGAGTGAGCTGGGTGAGAGGAAAATTATTACCTATCAGGATCTATTCTATGAGGTAAACAAATGGGCCAATGCCCTCAAGTCACTTAACGTAGAAAAGGGTGACAGGGTAACCATCTATATGCCCCTGACCCCTGAGGGAGTAGCGGCTATGCTTGCCTCAGCAAGAATAGGGGCAATTCACAGCGTCATTTTCGCTGGTTTCGGTTCACAGGCAATAGCTGATAGAGTGGAAGACGCAAAGGCCAAGGTTGTGATAACGGCAGATGCTTACCCCAGGAGAGGAAAGACGGTAGAACTTAAGAAGACCGTAGATGAAGCCCTCAACTCTCTGGGAGATAGAAGCCCAGTGAAGCACGTCCTAGTTTATAGGAGGTTGAAGACTGACGTTAATATGAAGGAAGGAAGAGATGTGTTCTTCGATGAGGTAGGGAAATATAAATACATAGAACCGGCGCGAATGGATTCTAACGATCCACTCTTCATTCTCTACACCTCAGGGACCACAGGCAAACCAAAGGGAATAATGCACTCCACAGGGGGATATTTGACTGGGACTTCCGTAATGTTACTGTGGAGTTACGGTTTGAGTCAGGAAAACGATGTACTCTTCAATACCTCGGACATTGGATGGATTGTTGGACACTCATACATTACCTACTCCCCTCTCGTTATGGGAAGAACGGTGGTAATTTACGAGAGCGCACCTGATTACCCTTATCCAGATAAATGGGCTGAGATGATAGAGAGATACAGGGCGACGACGTTCGGAACCTCCGCTACTGCCCTCAGATATTTCATGAAATATGGAGACGAATACGTCAAGAACCATGATCTTTCCTCTGTAAGGATAATTGTCACCAATGGGGAAGTCTTAAATTACTCCCCTTGGAAGTGGGGCCTTGAAGTTCTAGGAGGGGGAAAGGTTTTCATGTCTCATCAATGGTGGCAAACAGAAACTGGAGCTCCAAACTTGGGGTATATCCCAGGCCTGGTTTACATGCCCATGAAATCTGGACCCGCGTCAGGCTTCCCATTACCCGGGAACTTCATAGAAGTTCTTGACGAGAACGGGAACCCCTCCAGCCCAAGGACCAGAGGTTACCTTGTAATGAGACCACCGTTCCCACCAAATATGATGATAGGGATGTGGAACGATAACGGAGAAAGATTGAAGAAAACCTACTTCAGTAGATTTGGGTCGCTCTACTATCCAGGGGACTTCGCCATGATAGATGAGGACGGCTACGTTTGGGTATTAGGGAGGGCTGACGAGACACTGAAAATAGCAGCGCATAGGATTGGCGCAGGTGAGGTAGAATCTGCAATTACCTCACACCCAGGGGTAGCAGAAGCTGCAGTTATAGGTGTCCCAGATCCCGTGAAAGGAGAGGAAGTACACGCTTTCGTTGTTCTGAAACAGGGTTATTCCCCCTCTTCAGAGCTAGCCAAGGATATACAGTCCCATGTCAGGAAAGTTATGGGACCCATAGTTAGCCCTCAGATACATTTCGTTGAAAAACTGCCTAAGACTAGATCTGGTAAAGTAATGAGGAGAGTGATTAAGGCAGTGATGACTGGGGCGAGTGCGGGAGATCTGACTACAATTGAGGATGAGGCTTCAATGGACGAGATAAAGAAGGCAGTTGATGAACTTAGAAGGGAGCTCAAGGACTGA
- the tpiA gene encoding triose-phosphate isomerase: MKPPIIIVNFKAYETSYGKRGLEMAKILEKVSIETSTEIIISVPATMISRLAQEVTIPVYAQHVDGVSEGAHTGAVTPEHIKDAGARGSLLNHSEKRVRMDELDDALKRMKKLGLESVICVDRYELVAPMGLLKPGAVLVEPPELIGSGVSVSKARPEVITNAVNEIRKVEDVYLIAGAGITTGEDVYVAIKLGSDGFGVASAVMKAKDPQKVIQDLVLNAIRAMEEK, encoded by the coding sequence ATGAAGCCTCCAATAATTATTGTCAACTTCAAGGCCTATGAAACTTCTTACGGCAAGAGAGGTCTTGAGATGGCCAAAATCCTGGAAAAAGTCTCGATAGAGACATCTACAGAGATCATTATTTCGGTTCCAGCCACAATGATATCTAGGCTAGCACAGGAGGTTACAATTCCAGTTTACGCGCAACATGTGGACGGAGTCTCAGAGGGAGCCCACACTGGTGCCGTGACTCCTGAACACATCAAGGATGCTGGGGCTAGAGGTAGTCTTCTCAACCACAGCGAGAAAAGGGTGAGAATGGATGAGCTCGACGATGCATTAAAGAGAATGAAAAAACTTGGACTTGAGTCGGTGATATGTGTTGATAGATACGAGCTCGTGGCCCCAATGGGGCTTCTGAAACCTGGAGCAGTGCTGGTGGAACCTCCAGAGCTAATAGGCAGTGGTGTCTCCGTCTCCAAGGCAAGGCCTGAGGTTATTACCAATGCAGTAAATGAAATAAGAAAAGTCGAGGACGTTTATCTCATAGCTGGAGCTGGGATAACTACTGGAGAGGACGTATATGTAGCCATAAAGCTTGGATCGGATGGGTTCGGTGTGGCAAGTGCGGTCATGAAAGCCAAGGATCCACAGAAGGTGATCCAAGACTTAGTTCTCAACGCTATTAGGGCCATGGAGGAGAAGTAA
- a CDS encoding winged helix-turn-helix domain-containing protein gives MNIRQLAILTLLMEGELSFSEIGEYTGLNKAQLKKEIERLVKLDFVEQKAVIGGDLILGITQSGIDEMIKEFPLLKSLVQEMENVICVKYGC, from the coding sequence ATGAACATAAGACAACTTGCAATACTAACTTTGTTGATGGAGGGCGAGCTTAGCTTCTCAGAGATTGGAGAGTACACGGGTCTGAATAAAGCTCAATTAAAGAAAGAAATAGAAAGATTAGTTAAACTGGACTTCGTAGAGCAAAAGGCGGTTATAGGAGGAGATCTGATTCTTGGCATTACGCAGTCAGGCATTGATGAAATGATTAAAGAGTTCCCACTATTAAAGAGTCTGGTACAAGAAATGGAAAACGTAATTTGCGTGAAGTATGGGTGTTAA
- a CDS encoding winged helix-turn-helix domain-containing protein: MKFNFKIWIEDDDGKPVMGKGGVTLVKAIVDSGSIAKASEEMNVSYKFAWQYIRRINGEIGGIEMRKGGKNAGGTNVNPRVVKAIRIYEQAQEEVRRVLEKYSKLLEEELKSS; the protein is encoded by the coding sequence ATGAAGTTTAACTTCAAGATATGGATAGAGGATGATGACGGAAAACCCGTCATGGGTAAGGGCGGAGTCACCCTTGTAAAGGCGATTGTGGACTCGGGGTCAATAGCTAAGGCTTCGGAGGAAATGAACGTGTCCTACAAGTTTGCCTGGCAATACATTAGGAGAATCAATGGGGAAATAGGTGGAATTGAAATGAGAAAGGGAGGTAAAAATGCAGGAGGTACCAACGTTAATCCTAGGGTAGTAAAAGCTATTAGGATTTATGAACAAGCTCAAGAGGAAGTGAGAAGAGTCCTAGAGAAATATTCAAAACTGCTTGAGGAGGAGTTAAAGAGCAGTTAA
- a CDS encoding phosphoenolpyruvate carboxykinase (GTP), producing the protein MEVFPDKLRGRLSSSALSKLYELRNNKLNSFLSDVIDLCEPESIYLVEGTMEDIEYVKRRALETGEELPLSTKTHTIHFDHPLDQARAREDTFILGDKIPFVNTKPKEEGKKEVLSILKGAMKGREMFVGFYSLGPVSSKHRILAIQVTDSAYVIHSENMLYRHAFKEFQGDRDFLKFIHSVGTRDIKKRRIAIDLEGTVYSVNTTYAGNSVGLKKLALRLTLNKAVNEGWLSEHMAIIGLEGDKGVHYITASFPSGSGKTNTSMLGRLVSDDLAFIREVDGEARAWNPEAGVFGIIHGINQKDDPIIWEVLHSEDEVIFSNVLLKSDGTVYWDGSGEPEPEKGINFSGEWWKGKMDDKGKLVPASHPNARFTVRLGSFRNLDPRFDDPEGVKIEGMIFGVKDYSTLIPIAEAFNWAHGVITMGASMESARTSAVLGKSDEMEFNPMALLDFVSVSLGRYLENYLMFGKKLSHEPKIFSANYFLKNEKGFLNGKEDKRVWLRWIVERIEGNVDGLKSPIGIIPLYEDLSRMFSSVLGKPYTRENYESQFTIRLNGYKQKFLRIREIYANIEDTPYEVLEILDKQIADIEYYMRKFGDNVSPFQL; encoded by the coding sequence ATGGAAGTTTTTCCCGATAAATTAAGGGGGAGACTATCTTCGTCCGCTTTAAGTAAATTATATGAGCTAAGAAATAATAAGCTAAACAGTTTCTTATCCGATGTAATAGATTTATGCGAACCTGAGAGCATATACCTCGTCGAGGGAACCATGGAGGATATAGAATACGTCAAACGGCGCGCCCTAGAAACAGGGGAGGAGTTACCCCTTAGCACAAAGACACATACAATTCACTTCGACCATCCCCTAGATCAGGCCAGGGCAAGGGAAGACACGTTCATTCTTGGCGATAAAATTCCATTCGTTAACACTAAACCTAAGGAAGAGGGCAAAAAAGAAGTCCTGTCTATCCTCAAGGGAGCAATGAAAGGGCGAGAAATGTTCGTTGGATTCTACTCTCTTGGGCCGGTTAGCTCCAAGCATAGGATACTTGCGATACAGGTTACTGACTCAGCTTACGTGATACATAGCGAAAACATGCTATACAGACATGCATTCAAGGAGTTCCAGGGAGATAGGGATTTCCTGAAGTTCATCCACTCCGTGGGGACACGTGACATTAAGAAGAGAAGGATTGCAATAGATCTTGAAGGCACTGTGTATAGTGTGAACACTACGTATGCTGGTAATAGCGTGGGGCTGAAGAAGTTGGCCCTTCGTCTAACATTAAATAAGGCAGTAAACGAGGGATGGCTTTCTGAACATATGGCAATAATTGGCCTTGAGGGGGATAAGGGAGTTCATTACATAACTGCGTCTTTCCCCTCCGGTTCAGGGAAAACCAATACATCAATGCTTGGGAGGCTAGTGAGCGACGACCTAGCATTTATCAGGGAGGTTGACGGAGAGGCTAGGGCATGGAACCCTGAGGCAGGAGTTTTTGGAATAATTCATGGAATAAATCAGAAGGATGATCCAATTATATGGGAAGTCCTACACAGTGAAGATGAGGTAATTTTCTCTAATGTTTTACTTAAATCTGATGGAACCGTATATTGGGATGGTAGTGGTGAGCCAGAACCAGAGAAAGGGATAAACTTCTCAGGAGAATGGTGGAAGGGAAAAATGGATGATAAAGGGAAACTGGTTCCTGCAAGCCATCCAAACGCTAGGTTCACAGTGAGATTAGGTTCCTTCAGAAATCTTGACCCAAGATTCGATGATCCTGAAGGAGTGAAGATTGAGGGAATGATTTTCGGCGTAAAGGATTACTCAACTCTAATTCCCATAGCTGAGGCCTTCAATTGGGCCCACGGTGTCATCACAATGGGCGCATCAATGGAATCTGCCAGAACAAGCGCAGTCTTGGGGAAATCAGATGAAATGGAGTTCAACCCAATGGCACTTTTGGATTTCGTCTCTGTCTCCCTGGGAAGATACCTAGAGAACTATCTCATGTTTGGGAAGAAGCTATCCCATGAACCCAAGATCTTTAGCGCCAATTATTTCCTAAAGAACGAAAAGGGTTTCCTGAACGGAAAGGAGGACAAGAGGGTATGGCTTAGATGGATAGTGGAAAGGATTGAAGGAAATGTAGACGGACTTAAATCGCCCATTGGGATTATTCCCTTGTATGAGGATCTCTCCAGGATGTTCTCAAGCGTTCTAGGAAAGCCGTACACAAGAGAGAACTATGAGTCTCAATTCACAATAAGATTGAATGGATACAAACAGAAGTTCCTGCGAATTCGGGAAATCTATGCCAATATTGAGGACACTCCATACGAAGTCCTGGAGATTCTTGACAAGCAAATTGCAGATATCGAATACTATATGAGGAAATTTGGAGATAATGTATCACCGTTTCAGCTATGA
- a CDS encoding APC family permease, with the protein MSGEKPKSGDLGLESDKQLRRSLGKFELLYLSLGGIIGSGWLFGALYTAADAGGSAILSWVIAGILILFVGLAYSELGSAIPKSGGIVRYPHYSHGGIAGYIIAWAYFLSAASSPAIEATATVTYLSSLVPSLTVNGVLTPAGILVAYLFLVFFFFLNYAGVNILGKVTHGAGWWKLIIPAITVIILLIFYFHPANLTAGGGFFPSPSNVALGSSGIYGFSAVLYAIPTTGVIFSYLGFRQAVEYGGEGRNPKKDIPFAVMGSLIIALFLYTLIQLAFIGGINWSVLTVSQGNSTVPVTVGNWTELTQTVLPSGPFYQIFKLAAPLGLLSLIFGGWAYILLLDTVVSPSGTGWIYTGTSGRTVYGFASNGYLPGFFLKVGKTRIPVYSLIAGTIIAAIFMLPFPSWQALAGFISSATVFTYIMGGIGLETLRKTAPELNRPYRLPLAKVIAPIATLAAGLIVYWSGFATLFYVVTGIFLGLALFFGYYAHKMLGISRGLSTVVGIVNIVITLVLAFEFYGATSSLTAANNIAFLIYVLIMIGLVAFDMAVVSGLAKGDEVKNEIKASYWLLAYIFAIIVVSYFGGFGLNPIIPFPEDTVVAAIITLAAHYGAVKSGFRTQAIQDILEETREAPP; encoded by the coding sequence ATGTCAGGAGAAAAACCTAAATCGGGAGATCTAGGTCTCGAGTCCGATAAGCAATTAAGAAGATCTCTAGGGAAATTTGAACTCCTGTACCTCTCACTAGGAGGTATAATAGGGTCAGGCTGGCTTTTCGGTGCACTATATACGGCTGCCGATGCTGGCGGATCAGCAATTTTGTCATGGGTAATAGCAGGAATATTAATATTATTTGTAGGTCTGGCATATTCGGAATTAGGTTCAGCAATTCCAAAGTCCGGAGGGATAGTAAGATATCCCCATTACTCCCACGGTGGGATAGCGGGTTATATTATAGCCTGGGCCTACTTCCTGTCAGCAGCTTCATCCCCAGCCATAGAAGCAACTGCTACCGTAACCTATCTCTCAAGTCTGGTACCTTCTCTTACAGTTAATGGAGTTTTGACTCCTGCAGGGATTTTAGTAGCATATCTCTTTCTGGTTTTCTTCTTTTTCCTAAACTATGCTGGAGTTAATATTCTGGGAAAGGTTACTCATGGAGCAGGTTGGTGGAAATTAATTATACCCGCAATAACTGTAATTATACTCTTGATTTTTTACTTCCACCCTGCAAATCTCACTGCAGGGGGAGGATTTTTCCCATCCCCTTCAAATGTTGCTTTGGGTAGCTCGGGAATTTACGGTTTCTCTGCCGTTCTTTACGCCATACCCACTACAGGCGTGATATTCTCTTATTTGGGTTTCAGACAGGCCGTAGAATACGGAGGAGAAGGGAGGAATCCAAAGAAGGATATACCCTTTGCAGTAATGGGTTCGTTGATAATAGCGTTGTTCCTCTACACGTTAATTCAATTAGCTTTCATTGGGGGGATAAATTGGAGCGTATTGACTGTAAGTCAAGGCAATTCCACAGTACCAGTAACTGTGGGTAATTGGACAGAGTTAACGCAGACTGTATTACCCTCAGGTCCATTTTATCAGATCTTTAAACTGGCAGCGCCCCTGGGTCTTTTATCATTGATATTTGGAGGATGGGCATATATTCTTCTGCTCGATACGGTAGTTTCGCCTAGTGGAACGGGATGGATTTACACTGGAACTAGCGGAAGAACAGTTTATGGGTTTGCAAGTAACGGTTACTTGCCAGGATTCTTCTTGAAAGTAGGGAAGACAAGGATCCCAGTGTATTCGTTGATTGCAGGTACAATTATAGCAGCCATATTCATGTTACCTTTCCCATCTTGGCAAGCATTGGCGGGTTTCATTAGCTCTGCTACAGTTTTCACATACATTATGGGAGGAATCGGATTAGAGACATTAAGAAAGACCGCACCTGAATTAAATAGACCGTATAGACTCCCACTTGCTAAGGTGATTGCACCAATTGCAACTTTAGCAGCAGGCTTGATCGTTTATTGGTCTGGTTTCGCTACTCTCTTCTACGTTGTAACCGGAATATTTCTGGGACTTGCCCTATTCTTCGGCTATTATGCTCATAAAATGCTGGGAATAAGTAGAGGCCTTTCCACAGTGGTTGGGATAGTAAATATCGTAATCACTCTAGTCCTAGCATTCGAGTTTTATGGCGCAACTTCATCATTGACAGCTGCAAATAACATAGCCTTCTTGATTTATGTGTTAATAATGATAGGTCTAGTGGCTTTCGATATGGCCGTGGTATCAGGCCTTGCAAAGGGCGATGAGGTCAAGAATGAGATTAAGGCTAGTTACTGGCTTTTAGCATATATCTTTGCAATTATAGTCGTGTCATATTTCGGTGGTTTTGGCTTGAATCCCATAATACCATTCCCAGAGGACACTGTAGTCGCTGCCATTATTACTCTGGCTGCCCACTACGGTGCGGTTAAGAGCGGATTCAGGACACAGGCTATTCAAGATATTCTGGAGGAGACTCGAGAAGCACCGCCATAA
- a CDS encoding IS5/IS1182 family transposase yields MKPWIQYYNGPVPYEYLSSWHKTLVKMNYMLVTSEVLSRLDDFVLRALIVMVVWRCSYRNVRSFYMTDVVVRWFLGECKSKSEIHRRAKGFREVFKEAFKEHVKELEGKLSALTDYLPSSALYGKVWKLWAVDSFIIEVPFGKRNRETLKKKIRLSLKQRKYRDLPKLLYQFVNCKISRRFKGEFTKKRNRSYFGFKVFIAISPTMLVHEIRVKLANFPDNEVDFFLSGYKIADRGFVGKTSTWLIGFPSFRRHVEFFGTFLKNYWRPYAVDREMTELFVYVIALIYNSSMYTSVLSRVPEAQLAH; encoded by the coding sequence ATGAAACCGTGGATACAATACTACAACGGTCCGGTTCCCTACGAATACTTGTCATCGTGGCATAAAACTCTTGTGAAAATGAACTACATGTTGGTCACGTCGGAGGTGTTGTCGCGTCTAGATGACTTCGTGTTGAGGGCGTTGATAGTCATGGTCGTGTGGAGGTGTTCCTACAGGAACGTGCGGAGCTTCTACATGACTGACGTGGTGGTAAGGTGGTTCCTAGGGGAGTGCAAGTCCAAGTCGGAGATCCACAGGAGAGCCAAGGGATTTAGGGAGGTGTTCAAGGAGGCCTTCAAGGAACATGTAAAGGAGTTGGAGGGGAAGTTGAGCGCGCTAACTGACTACCTGCCCAGCAGCGCGTTATATGGGAAGGTCTGGAAACTTTGGGCTGTGGACTCCTTCATAATCGAGGTCCCCTTCGGGAAGAGGAACAGGGAGACCTTGAAGAAGAAGATCCGGCTGAGCCTGAAGCAGAGGAAGTACAGGGACTTGCCCAAGTTGCTCTACCAATTCGTGAACTGCAAGATAAGCAGGAGGTTCAAGGGCGAGTTCACCAAGAAGAGGAATCGAAGTTACTTCGGCTTTAAGGTCTTCATAGCGATATCGCCTACCATGTTGGTCCACGAGATTCGGGTGAAACTGGCCAACTTCCCTGACAACGAGGTCGACTTCTTCCTAAGCGGTTACAAGATAGCCGACAGGGGATTCGTGGGGAAAACGTCGACCTGGTTGATCGGCTTCCCCAGTTTCAGGAGGCACGTGGAGTTCTTCGGGACCTTCTTGAAGAACTACTGGAGACCCTACGCGGTTGACAGGGAGATGACCGAGCTCTTCGTCTACGTCATCGCGTTGATCTACAACTCCTCGATGTACACCTCGGTCCTGTCTAGGGTCCCCGAGGCTCAGCTCGCCCATTGA
- a CDS encoding aldose 1-epimerase, with protein sequence MIKISSRDMEAIIEPKGAYLYSLKKEGKNIILEGKERQTRGGMAILVPFANRIKGGNYRWNGKEYSLPLNKEGNAIHGLVMDKVFSIENKRDDAVSLATDIEDKGYPVRLHVNVKYNIASGLTCEIEVKNEGDETAPLTVGTHPYFIVKGMWSILPNTGKKCIIDDKIPTGEMVDYVIDFSDYDCCFLLPGDVTLFSDYSRVKISKPGMDYLQIYTGIPGSVALEPMSGIPDAFKRVSRTQIIE encoded by the coding sequence ATGATCAAAATTTCATCGAGAGACATGGAGGCGATCATAGAACCAAAGGGAGCGTATCTATACTCCCTCAAGAAAGAAGGAAAGAACATTATCTTAGAGGGAAAGGAGAGGCAAACTAGGGGAGGAATGGCAATCTTAGTGCCATTTGCCAATAGAATTAAGGGTGGGAACTACAGATGGAACGGTAAAGAATACTCTCTTCCCTTAAATAAAGAAGGGAACGCAATTCATGGACTGGTCATGGACAAGGTCTTCAGCATTGAAAACAAAAGAGATGACGCTGTCTCTCTTGCAACAGATATAGAGGATAAGGGTTATCCTGTCAGACTTCACGTAAACGTTAAGTACAATATAGCCAGTGGATTGACCTGTGAAATTGAAGTCAAAAACGAGGGAGACGAAACTGCTCCTCTCACGGTGGGAACACACCCCTACTTCATTGTAAAAGGAATGTGGAGCATTTTGCCCAACACCGGCAAAAAATGTATAATCGACGATAAGATCCCAACGGGAGAAATGGTAGATTACGTTATAGATTTCTCTGACTATGACTGTTGCTTTCTTCTACCTGGTGATGTCACACTATTTTCGGATTACTCTAGGGTGAAGATATCAAAGCCTGGGATGGACTATCTGCAAATTTACACAGGGATTCCTGGATCTGTCGCATTGGAACCCATGAGCGGTATTCCAGACGCATTCAAGAGAGTGTCCCGAACGCAAATAATTGAATAA